Part of the Triticum aestivum cultivar Chinese Spring chromosome 4D, IWGSC CS RefSeq v2.1, whole genome shotgun sequence genome is shown below.
atacatcatatagttttgtcatgtcatcatgtttaggtactcatcatatgttgaattatgccattatatcctgttaagttatccatcatatatctgaaactgtgtcatgctatcatgtttagttaggcatcatatatgtgaaattgtgtcatgctgtcctgtctggttagacaacatatatgtgaattaccacatctgtctatcatacaatgtctgtacgttcaatttcttttcttgtttatcagccatttgaattggagggggtgatggcagtatctaagggagcaaaaacccgttcttcacaaaagacagtgctacccgtcgatgcagatagaaccatggttgtactggcccacaaactagccccaccacacataatcgagactcttccagattgcacacttacaccgttgggcagagaaccagctacaacccatctaaccgcaaccccagcggatagtaacccacttatagttgacaaagcaccatgtccaccacagagtacccccacacgagcagtttgtaaagctactgcagtgcccaaagcacgaagaccaccacagctaacccaaactccacgtttaaagcagaagagcaactgttctcaggtcagattccgtagctatggtccatactcctttgttgttgcatcactgtatttactcataccaactactttcgaatttgaaggatccaattgaaactccaatggcgcaacaagtatgttttaaacctatttctttaactggattgctgttctaacttcttgctctatgttgatttcagtttaagttgtataaacagttatgttctcatgtgatgcacattacaagtgctgccaatgctgtgtagtttctcagacttatattctgtctatgctgctatgtcttaaaaatatatgagttgaactgtgtctctatcttgattagggaacataaactagaatgatatggacaatacagtgaacatagtacatagatatatgtttgtttcatgctgttatcctgtccaccttaccactgaaccggtttaccaaaaggagtttcgtatactacaagctaaacctgtgatgtgtctgcttgtttctcttgtagtatgcaaacagaatattggagaagagcaccccactatgcaatggtagagaaagtaatgcggataaggttcaagatagtgagacaaccctgttggtctccaagaaaggtgataaaaatgatcttgtagatagtgagaaaaccccatagtcctgcgttgatgtagtgttcgagttactggccagtaccgctggcacaagctcttcgaactcgctgcctgaatcacttcggcttcttcagtctcagctacaagctgaaaggcatcagtcagctgtgctgcggcaagaagtcgaaggactgaggaagtccctgcagaattcagatgcgtactttcttgtgcaacagcaagcgctggaggatttaagcgccaaacaagagaaagttaataagcttgctaagcatcttgccagcattatgggtacccaggatattgtttcttgaactcttctgaagtggtttcagttctggacttgttttgctgcggcgtttatatgctgctttgttccctatatttgcactggtggcgaactttgatgcccggtggatgtaatatgtgtaatagccgtgatagcctagcataagttgcttgcttatttatttccttgttgtcttgtttatttgtttgcttgtagtcagtgcagttctttttccgcggtttgctagtggctgcaataacctattttttaaaactaggccacaataaccatgggctaatatttactgtagtgacactgggcctcctacgggccgtagaaacagtgggccttctacgggccgtagaaacagtaggccttctacgggccatagaaacaatgggccttctacgggccgtagaaacaatgggccttctacgggccgtatcatcaatgggccttatacgggtcgtatgatcgattggccaaacatgggccaataacaggccgcattatggtcgtaaacgggctagagttggaatcgtccgttcatgggccgaccataacgggccatcgttaataggccgtatttgatgacgctatgaaaacggcccaacgtattaacggaccacaaacgggccaactgtaaccacgggctgaatttggcccacaagcaaaaaatgacaataacgggccgtaagtaaacgaatgctggaaatgagcccaagaataaatgggctctaagaaggccgaaagataacatgggctggaaacggcccaacggaataacgggccgttaatgggtataaagtgatacactgttcattacgggccagtttcaccatgggccgttaatgggtgtaaagtgatacactgttcattacgggccagtttcaccacgggccgttaataggccaagagttacatagggcctcatatgggccgaaagacgtcatgggccatacatgggccagaagtgaaaacgggctggaatcatattggatggcccagatgacgctactgggcctaattcagatagggcgtaacgggccttgggttagcgggctgtaaatgggctatatgcgaacaggccgttaacaggctttccatgggccgacccgccaccttttgaccaagtcaaaccggccggccttttcacaggaatgggcctctgttgggccgtgccacgtgttgacgtatcataggcgccttctgtccaatgagtggatgacatctgtcccaacgatgagccaacacgtgtttcctccagccaatgatgattttacacgtggaaaatccccattggtcagggctgttaacgggttatcggatccaaaacccaacccgatagcttaacgacgttccgttacggtggatgccacgtgtcggtcacccttgacgaaagcacttctgtgacccgcgatttatcatcatggaagtgcacacttccgtgatgataattttggtaatggcatggaacacttctacgacagcacaggtatgactatcttgattctgtcataaaatcgtcatggatgtacatgcatgacaaaaaacgcgacctactgtgacaaacacgtatcatcacggaagtgtatttttttgtagtggttcttGTCTTGACGGCCccaggagccttgccggggtgaTTTGGTCTTGGCCCCAGGCATGGCTTCGACTCTGCCGAGCTTGcccgcccggcaagggaggcctttcCTGGTGTGCATTCAGGTTAACTTGATTGTACTTGAGCTTGATATGCCCGGCAACGTCAGTttgccctggaggccacacaagTCTGTGCACCAGTCAAGGGGTAACAAATAACCATGTTTGTGTACACGGACAGGAACCCCCGGGCCTGATCCATACATGCCGCGAGTGTCGTTGGGTTAGGCCCAAATAGTGCATAGACACGCGGCGAAAATCTGCTGTCGACTCATTAATGATTTTACTGACCTATCAATCACACGTCCATCCCACGCAGTTACTGCAGGTCATGGAATTGTGGATTTGCAGCAATTACTGGGTAGTGCGCCTGTTAAAGGTGGTTTTGCATGGGAAACAGTGGAGagccagccccctcgcgtggcccCAATAAAAAGGGCAGACGCGAAGGAGTGCTACTCATTCACACCCTTCGCCCGCCCGCTTCGTCTTCTTCCTTACGACGGAAACCGCCCCTGCCGCCACCATACTCTCCATACCACGCCAGAtctctcctcttcctctgcccgaagaAATGGGGCGCAAGAAGAGCATCATAAAGGGGAAGTAGGCGTCCAAGCCTGAGCACCCGAGAGTAGAGGAGAGGAAGAAAGAGGCAGAGGCGTTGGCTCAGCGGCGGCAAGAGAACATGGTCTTCTCGCCGTTAGATTTGGATGGCAATACCTTGATCCACAAGTATGCCTATATGTGGGGGAGGGTGACCAAAGGCCATGGAGCACAAGTTGTTCTCCTTGACGGACCCAAGGTTCGAGATgactcatatccctttttctgcacATACTTTTATTGCGGGCTTTCTCCctccttctctgatttcttcagcgCCATGATGCATGCCTTTGGGTTTCGCTTGTTGGATTTTACACCCAATGCGATGACTTTCATGGTAGTTTTTtgctcatatgtgtgaagattttgTCAGAGTTGTCCCCAAAGTGGATTTAGTCCACCACTTCTATATCCCCCGCATTGAGGACAAATCCCTTTCGGGGAATATATCTCGGATTCCGCGCGAGAAGAGAGAATACTAGGATTACCTTGGAGGGCAATTGcacggcaagtgggaggagtggagggtGATTGGTGCTGGATTCAGGAAGTAGAGACTCTTCCATTCTACTTGCCGCGAACCAAATGTGTGGTGCGTGGCAAGGATTAGAGCGACCTGGGCGCCACTGGCGAGAACCTCTGAACAACATTGAATAGAATTTCCCGCCTCAAAGCTGTCGGGCTCACTATTGAGCATGTGAGAGCCGAGTTCCTCCGGCGCAGCATTGCGCCACTTTAGAGGAGGGCCCGGTTTGCTTGGGACTACAAGAATGCCGCAGATTGGATGCAGCTTTATACTGGCATAGGCAACAATCTAACAGTCATGAGCCATGCCTGGTTGTGTGAGCAACTGTTCCACAAAGCCGGCCAGGATCGTTTCGctgcatatgaactcctccatATACCAAATCCTCAAGTGGATGCGAGACTGCAACACCAATGGGGTCAACGCAGAATGGCAATTGCCCAACTTGGAGGATGAGATGGAATGGGCCTCTAGCTTGGAGGGGAAGGCCGCCAGGAAGAAGACAGACTTCACCAAGGGCACCACTAAAGAAGAGCAAGAGTACATACGCAGATTGAAGAAGCCTAAAGGCACAAGGCTGCCAGGgcagttggtgatgatgatgaagagggtgACGACAATTCCTTAGACGAGGAACATGTCTATGAAGAGATAGCTGGTCTTGAGGCGATAGGGGCCGCGGCTGCCAGGTGCTGAAGCTATCGGGGCAGAGGCTACCGGGACTGAGCTGCTGTGACTGAGGGGGCCGAAGCACCCCAAGAGGAGGAAGGGCTCGAAGTGGGCCCCGGCCCTAGAGCAGTGGCGCCGCCTTCGTAAGAGAGGCAATCGAGAGCCAGTGGTTTCATCGTCTTCACGGGCCGGGCCCAAGGTGGAAAAGACGACCGCCAAGGGAAACAAAGAAGATACAGCGCGCCGCCATTCAGCCCACCTCTCCCGAGCCCCGACACCTCCTTCCCGGCAATGGGATGTGAAAGGCGTTGATCCCACGCCACCGTCAAGCCTGGTCCCGGCAGCGAGTAGGACCccactgtggcaccccggctcagagaaaccggaatgccccgtattccagcccagaggtcgaggagaagtcttctggaatacggcactgcttagcatagaacaaatcagctctgtattgcaatctatatgggtacaaggggattacatcggcacggcgacactacgcctgccacggttgctccattcaagcagcagaacaacacgatgcagcggaatGACTACTGGTAGCGGAAaagcgacgacggtggtgaactccactccgcagggactctggctggaatgcttatcctagctcgcaaacaaggaatccacggcaaacaagcaatcatatcCGGCATGAACTGCAagctagcatgacacgccaggtcagtacattgaatgtacttgcaagctcacagcaaccaaagcaatcaagacaaacaacagcatgacaattacaggttaacaaggattaacatgtaTAATAAGAGGGGAAGCGCTAGGCATCAGACTACTGCAAATTTGCACCTATCAGACTAGTCCATAGCCATTGGATAGGAGAGTGTTGGAGAGTTGGATTAGAATGCCCTCTCACGTGCAGTTTCCACCTGATTAGGAGATAAGTCTTTGATTGATTTTATCATTTTCCTTATTAATTGCTTCCAAAAAATCTGCTCTAATTAAATGCTCCCAAAAAACCCGTCCTACTAATTAACTCCTCCAAGATCCGTTTTATGTTCCCAAATATAGATTCTAGTTTGTTTGTTATTTCTAACAACTGGACGTTTGAAGCAAAACATTGGAGCATAGGCTATTCAAAATCTGAGTGCTTGAAGCACAGTACACCGATGGAAGCATAACTGATTAATGTACAACGAGAAGTGTATCCAGCCATGTATGAAGCGTGATGCACCACCATTGTAGGAAGCATGATTAGAGTGTAAGAAAAACTTTGTGCCTTATCTTCTCATACTCGTTGTTTCCGTCGTGTGTGCTCCGATTCCATAGCTTCTTCTTGTGCGTGATATTATTTGGGCGTGGAAGCACTTTGTGTGGTGGTGAGCTAGGTAGGAAGCACATATTATGATAGGTGGAAACATGGTTTACTAAAATTTGAAGCATAGTAGCATACATTGAACTGTGTACATAAAGTACTTGTGTGGTAGTAAGGACTAGGAATTGAACCATTCTTCTGTTTCATGCTTCCACGTTAATCGGAGATTCTTTCGATTTGGCGAAATCTTATGTATAGTGCAACAGTCTATTCTTTGTTTGTGGCACGATGAAGATGTATTATAGAGGACAGTAAATTGTTTCCAATGTTCCATTAATTTGCTTCCGAGGAAACAAATATTTGTTCTCAAGCAGACTTATTTACCATTGAAACTACATTGGTTTAAAACCAAAAATACTATTGCTTCCAAAGAAACGACAATATGCATCCAAAGAAATAACATATGCGTCCAAAGAAATAACAATTCCAGACACCACCAAGTCGATGGCCGACATGCTTCCTTTTCAGTGTTGGCCATGCTTCCCACTGATGCTAGTCATGCTTCCTTGTGATGATAGTCATGCTTCTTTCCAATGGTGAGTGTGTTTCCTTCCATCGTCACATGGTGAACGGCATCAACCAGGAGTGACATGAACGGAGAAAGACTGCAACAGCAATGCACCACTAGCTAACTTCCTCGTTGAAATCAAAGTAGTTCAATTGAGAATGCGAGGCGTGGTTTCATGTGGCCAGCCGCACGAGCTCCTGTCGCTTGATGATCCTCCCTGATGCATGTTGAGCGTCCATGTTAGGACGGTGTCACGTCCAACTACTGTGGGGACGACATCCCGATGTGGCGTATCATGGAGTATATCATGTTGTGGTTGGCACCACCACACCATCTACTACGGTGATGCAAGTGCGAGGAACTTGTCCCTCGCACCATCGCCATATGGACAGATGTGTTGCTTCTTACGAACTTCTTCTTTGCTTCCTGTAATCCAAGTCCGTGATCATGCGATCGAGCTAGGAAAATCTGTTGAACAAATCGAAGATAAATGGATAAGACCTCTACATACTACAATGCTTCAACAGTGGAAATATCCCTACGACAAAAAGAACAATACCTGGGTCAGAACCCAGGTTAGATTAGGAATTTAGGATGGTGCGGAGAGCAATTTGTAGATGGGAAGCATGAAAATTTGAGTATAGAAAACAACGCTATCGCAACATTAATATTCTCAATCGGAAGCATACAAATCTGGACATGTAATTACCACAAAAATTAGTTGATAATTCAGCAACTTTGTGTATATACCAAATTGATATGAAAAAATGAATCAACTAGGGGAGATGAGACGAGGTGAAGACCGATTTCTTACAGATTAACGATGGTCGTTATCATTGGAACAAGGGACATCTATGGCTGCCACCTTCAACATCATGCCACAGTTGGTGTCGTTGTTGAGGGCCTGAGTAGACGAAGTGGGAGCAAAATTACACTCAGATCAAAACTAAAGCAAATCATAACAATTAATTAAAAATGGATGAAAGACTAGATGAATCTGACCATAGTTCGGCTGGGTGCATACCAATACCAGCGGCCGACGCCTAGGATGCGCACACATCTTCCTTGCCTAGCCAAAATGGCGCACCAGTGCGGTGGAAGTGATAGTGATGGGGTAGGGTCTAGTGACGGACTGGAGCAGCGATGGGGTTTACCAGCTCAATGGTGAGATCAGGGAACGACGAAGCACACAGGGGCGGGATGCCGCATCATCGACGTGGATGAGTTGTAGTCGTCGCAGATTTTTTTTGTGGGGAGCGATGGTGGCGGAGGTAGCCGTCGTGGCGAGCTCGTGGATGAGTTTGTGGCATCAGACTACTGACAATTCCCATTCTATCAGACTACTCGCAGACCGTTAGATAAGAAGCATGGCATCCGTCCGATCTGCTGATTTAGGCCCAAACGATTAGTTATGGCCACTAATAGAGTGTTTCCAAACTGCTCCCGTAACCCACACTCGGTTAGTACTAGTTTCCTTACGGCCGACAGTCTCCGCTAATTACGTTTTGTTTCCTAACTGCTTCTGAAATCCACGTCAGATCGTGTTGGTTTGTTGCTTCGCAACACAAACCAATGCCACATCTCATTTGGTCTAGTAGTACGAAAAAATGTTTCTAACATAACAGGTTGCAGCCAACGCAACGAAATCATATTACGGTGACTCAACAATTTGTGTCTATGAGGACTGAAATTGCATCTGGTTAACAATTTTCTTGATCAAAGTATTTTTTAATCAAATTGCTTCTAAGGAAATAGATATGTGCTTCCATTGAAGGGAAAATATATTTCCATCTCGTGATTATACGTGCTCTAATACAAAATGGTGATGTGATTCGAAAGAGCCAGACATGTGCTTTTGACCAGTGGAGACCATGCTTTCCATGTCGAGATGTGTTTCAAGATGAACAAACTACCATATGCTTAGAATATGCTTCCACGACGAAGAACAACATCGGGTTCCACAACATGATCTTCAAGCATGCAGGGACCTCACATCTTGCACCAATGCCATATGGAGCACAAAGTTGGGTGAGAGAGGTACGATGATGACGAGGCATAGTTTTCTAGAACAAATGTTTAAGATGTGCATTGCTTTCATCTCATGTAGGCATGCTTCAGAGGGACGTTACATCAGCAATCATCTATATTTCCGACAATAGCTGTTCGTGCTTCTTTGTTTCTAGAATTTGCATCATATTTCCTACTACAATATTGCATTGTTGCATACTAAGCCAATAAGCAAATGGCTGCAATAATGATTTTACATGCTTCCTGGCCATTATATAGATCTTATTTCCACACACACAAAATACACATTTCAGTTGGTCATATCGGACATGTTTGCATTGCTTCTGCTACTTGTTTCCTGATCAGCTATTTAGAGTTTCATTCCCCCAATATATTGCATCCTTTATACAATACTGCTACAAGAACAATGATTAATTCTTACAAAAGATCTGATTGGCAAATGGCAATAGCACGGTGGATGAAACTCCTAGGATACATCCACCCTTGGGCAAGCACGATGGCAAGGACATTCTACGCTGCACGCAGTATATCTGACACCTTACAACAGTGCCTGGTTAATCTCGGCTTGTATGCATTCAGCGCATTACAACACAATCAGGGTTATGCTGAAAACAAAGAAGCATCAATGGAATCTAGTGTGGCAAAAATTATGTATAATAGCATTCAGTGAGAAAGGTGGAAGCACACACTTAAGTGATTGATGCAAAATAAATATATCATTGAAAGAAGCAAAATGTTTGCACAATAAATTTACTAGCAGTAGCAGCACTCTCAATGCTTGAAACACACATTAGTAGTGGTAAATGCATACACTAGTACTTGATAATGATTGAAGTAAAATATTTGTATGATACAAAGTAGCACACACTTACAATGGTTGAAGCAAAAAATCATTACGATAGATGCATAGCATTTAGAAATTTCAGTAGGAAGCATGGTTGGTAGGGAAAAAATAGCCTCATTTTATCAGACATATATGTAAGGCACACTTGAATCATTATAATTTGATTGCTAATAAGATCATATACATAATATAAGGCTGTGCATGACGAATAAATTATGAGGTAAACTCTCGGCAAGTATGAACATAGGATGTTGCCGAAACACATCTACGATGCTTAGGAAGCACGGATATTTGGAAATGTCAATTTCTTGCAATCTCAAGATCAATAACAGAGAGTAAAGGAAAATAGAAGCATGGCTAGAATGCCACAAATTCTACGCAGTGAAGCCGGATTATGATGCATCTTAAGCATGGATGTTTGGAAGCATCATATTCATAAAGTACAGAACGTACCTTGTAAATTGTCTAAGCACAAAATTTGAATTTTAGAATTACCAATGCTTTGCATCAATGTGTGAGTGCACATCATAAGGAGTAAAGCAAGATATTGACATACACTAACCTCAGAACACGTTTATGCTAGTAACCAACAAGCAAACCAGGAATAACTAGGAATCAATAGGAGTTGATCCAAAACCTAGGTCAGACAAGGATGGGATGGGGGAATCCTAATATACTCCACTCGTGCTGCTGGCCTTGCTCCTACACCGAGATGGCAATCCGGCGAGGTGGACGGAAGGACACAACTGCAGGTGGAACAGGGGTCGATCCTGGAGAAGATAAACATGACGGCGAGGGATGTTGCGATGTGTCGGTGAGCATGTCGTGGGCCAGTCGTCGGGCGGCCGGCTGACAGGACGACACACCGACGAGGTCGAGTGGATGCCGCAGAGGGTCACCTTAGGAACTCATGTTGGGGGAGAGAACCGGGGCGGCAGCGAGAATGGCGAGCTCGGGATGAGCAGCGACGGGCCGGAGAGATGGCTCAGTTGATTTGGCCGATTAATTAGGGGACAGGGAGAGATTATGGGGACGTGGGGCCAGCAATCGAACAATTTGCAGTGGGCTCCTCGCGAAGTCTTTACACATTGCTCAGCCGTGAGATAAAATACGAATGGACGACATAGGACTGATCTGAAGAATGTAGCGCGTCGGACGTCTGGACATAAGTGTTTCCCTAATAAGAGGGCGACTAAGActttaagagcatggttaatagtatagccaacaatcGGCTATATGAAGTTGCCATGTCACTTGTAGCTAACCTAATAGCCCACTCATACAATACTTACACGTACTAGTATACTATACAATTAATACATGGCCCACTTTTTCCTCTCACAAAGGGTGTTGGAGCTCGTGCTAGAGCCGTCTGTAAGCTTGTACATAGCCCGCTTCTCttatctctcctctcctctctcctccACCTAGACATAAATCTGACATGGCATCTCTTATAGCCCGCCTACGTCatcctattgtacttgctctaaataTAGCTTCCCACAAAAAATTTATATATAGCTGGGTGGTCTTGGGACTCATAAACTTGAAACCATACATAACAGAGCATTCTCATCTATATTTATCTCTAAGAAACTAAAATCAACTCTATCTTTAGCTAATTGATGATGTGCATACTTAGATTGCAATGCCTAAAATGATATATCAGGGTATAAGTAGTTTTAATTAAAAAGTATATATAAGTTGTTTTCTTACATAGAAAATAAATTGGACAACATAATTTTTGGTCCCTATTAATAAGTTACGCGTGAAGGACAGTCAACCAGCTATGACACGTGGCACAAGCTGGTAGGTCGCGGTGAGAAATCATTTGGATTTTTAGATGAAGTgtgaattattttttaaatgtatttTTTTTTTAGATAGAGGTGAGGACTTCTGGTATTTTCTAAATTGACGGTTATGCAAAGTGGCACTCGCTGGTAGGCTACGGtggtattttcttcttctttttttacttCTTTTATTAGATGAAAGGTGAGGATTTTTTTCTAAGATGTTTTTTAGACGAAGGTGAAAATTctatatattattttaaatgaAAACGTGGGGACAGCTTTCTCTGGAGGGGGCGCCAACTAGTAAAGTACCAAGCGCCGTCACGGTCCGGTGGTTAGCTGCTCTAAAGCAAAAGAGAcactccctcccccctccctctcGGTCGCTCCCGctcgccaccaccaccgcctcgcAGCTCCAAACCCTAGTCCCAATTCCCAAACCCCAGCGTTAATGTCCATGGAGAACCCCGGGCCGCTCCCCCCTGCCATCACCCCTCCCATGGCTCCCCTCCCCGTCCACCCGCCCATCGCTCCCATCCCCATCCCCGTCCCACCCTCCACATCCGCCGCTGCGGACGATGACGAGGTCGACTACGAGGTCTCCGACGACCACCGCGCCGCGCGGGAGCGCCACGAGCGCGCCGTACAGGAGCTCCTGCAGCGCCGACGCGCCTACGCCATGGCCGTGCCCACCAACGACTCCGCCGTGCGCGCGCGCCTCCGCCGTCTCGGCGAGCCCATCACGCTCTTCGGCGAGCGCGAGATGGAGCGCCGCGACCGCCTACGCGCACTCATGGTCCGCCTCGAGGCCGACGGCCAGTTCGACCGCCTCCTCCGCGTGCAGGAGGACGAGCAGGGAGCCCCGGGCGACGACGACGACATGGAGCAGATCCAGTACCCTTTCTTCACTGAGGGGACCAACCAACTGCTCCAGGCGCGCGTTGATATAGCTATGTACTCACTGCCCCGCGCTAAGGCCAGGGTCGACAGGGCCAAGCGCCGCCTCGCTGACCTCGACGAGGACCCCGAGGCAGAGGCCGACCTTGTTGTCAAGCAGGCGGGGGACTTCGTGCTTGAGTGCAGCGAGATTGGAGATGACCGCCCGCTCACCGGCTGCTCCTTCTCCCGCGATGCCTCAATGCTCGCCACAAGGTACGTCTTCAAAATAACAGATATCTGAAAATGCATTGTTTGCTTGTGTATGAGACGAATAGTGAGGAATGCTTGCCTAAAGCTGTACACCACATTATTATAGTCTTATTTGGGCTCAGTTCTTAATTTCGGTTTGGCTATTGCGATTGAGCATATATAGTCTAGTGAGTAAGATTTCTTGTATGTTAGGTTTTTAATGACTGAAAACAATCTGAATCGATGCTTATCATAACAGATGCCCATGTTTcttcaattttttgtgcatttatCCATACATATTTGCTTGAGCACTTCATCAGTGATAACTGCCAACTGCTTTCGTAGCCAGCCAGGTTTAGCTTGCACACGTTTAAAGATTGCATTTTTATTTCACCATGAAGAGATATGGGATGAATTTGATGCTATTGCAACAAAATGTTGGTATATGATAGTTTCTGAGCTAAATTAATGCCAGTCCTTTTTCTATTAGTATAACTAGAAATTTTAGTGTTCAATATGACAGCACTGTCTAGAAGTCAGGACCAGAGTTTCTTCTTTTCCTGGTAAACAAAGGTTGGTATTCTGCATATTAGTTAGGCCCATTTTAGGTGGACTGCTGTCTTGGCAATGTGTGGAGCATTTATCCTAGCAGCACGGACTGCATCTCCATTATACTCAGATTATAAATACTTAATTGGATTTGATAAATTGCGAGAGTTCTTGCTCACACTCACACCAAATAAGACTGGTAAACGTAAGATGCACAACTGAGTCTATGTTAGTATTTCATTGTTAGCAATGTCATGTGCAATTAGTTGTTCGTCAGCACCTAATCCCCTTTTCTTCCTTCCTAGTAAAAATAACTATTTGTTCCTCTTGGTTCTGCAGCTCCTGGAGCGGGATACTCAAAGTATGGAGCATGCCACAGATAACTAAAATTGCAACCCTGAAAGGTCATACAGAACGTGCAACTGATGTTGCCTTCTCTCCAGTTGATAACTGCTTAGCGACAGCCTCAGCTGATAAAACTGCCAAATTATGGAACAGTGATGGGTCACTCCTAATGTCTTTTGATGGCCACCTGGATCGTCTTGCTCGCGTTGCTTTTCATCCATCTGGAAAGTACCTTGGTACAGCTAGCTTTGACAAGACCTGGA
Proteins encoded:
- the LOC123097378 gene encoding U4/U6 small nuclear ribonucleoprotein PRP4-like protein, whose amino-acid sequence is MSMENPGPLPPAITPPMAPLPVHPPIAPIPIPVPPSTSAAADDDEVDYEVSDDHRAARERHERAVQELLQRRRAYAMAVPTNDSAVRARLRRLGEPITLFGEREMERRDRLRALMVRLEADGQFDRLLRVQEDEQGAPGDDDDMEQIQYPFFTEGTNQLLQARVDIAMYSLPRAKARVDRAKRRLADLDEDPEAEADLVVKQAGDFVLECSEIGDDRPLTGCSFSRDASMLATSSWSGILKVWSMPQITKIATLKGHTERATDVAFSPVDNCLATASADKTAKLWNSDGSLLMSFDGHLDRLARVAFHPSGKYLGTASFDKTWRLWDINTGTELLLQEGHSRSVYGVSFHPDGSLAASCGLDANARVWDLRSGRLYCTLIGHVKPVLGVGFSPNGHLVATASEDNFCRIWDLRTRQMLYSIPAHKSLISHVKFEPQEGYYLATSSYDTKAAVXXXRDYKPIKCLAGHESKVTSLDISGDGQQIVTVSHDRTIKIWSCRGTARDNEMELD